One region of Mesomycoplasma ovipneumoniae genomic DNA includes:
- a CDS encoding ZmpA/ZmpB/ZmpC family metallo-endopeptidase gives MKQFLLLKKISASLVFLSLSPIFIITACKSEVDKKPTTSKNDTKNDEAKNEGFKNDASKNDEAKNDPKNEAPKNHDTKNDVDNQEQVFPNQENNSNQEGTGQIINVSSVFEDKTFLVNKQAKIDNVSSKINGSKIEFKNINSANLYHLNNQGKYEKLLSVGNLDSDLKNYKIKLDSEDLLKNVWLNVKSVEDEGNYYKFAGEFNENFINILNNGTVSSTFDIYLPKTRNEAGLITTFEQLISEIRAKPSGKFKLANDISAENTEIGFNSKSYLENVYFSGSLESLEGKNFTIYDLKKPLFDNLNNAIIQNINFKNLKIKSLNNSQSEIGAIANISSSSTVNNVHLFGDVIGLKMVGGIIGAMDNNSVIKNSSFHGNVYSSQSAGGLGGVVTRGSSIENSYANINVTSKLINSDKLGGIVGDLGQNSSLKNIVIEGNVLNNGRDEFPESGGLIGLVSTNGTKDSPDTGIVENIYANINFFNAKPIFGNFYKSSFFDYEKMFKNINFVNNSGVENFPWLNIIDENTFNEAAKKWEHLSNQNIKLKTLNFSYLKGYQSDFSIAYSNFAKLLPFYDRYTIMNYAHKVGKNSNLYRKNLLGFEFYENQNLVKNLAREKSNVNKLIIYFGDGQKEEFKIDSFNQSPSGIIDFSFENNGVKFIVHPNILISDKKTELVSGLISLLKNINLSDNSIFDTQNNFVDSSPIKEQLFIDQHETEVKNDLENIINSVSNNIDIFDLNDSKFTEFYKKELEKEKNSIYIGLNYLYRWYSIWDFKDKLLYSLGIYGKSNDSLSLLKDIGKLDFINLKADKTANGYRDVFTKYLKPNSVGDFIEYNYNLFKQEGQTIDKYFDSLTKAYIIKVESKSDTSVNKPMIERFKQEEQANKLLPLLTVKDPNTLWFIFTTNSNISGLFSKYFSSSESLKPQIREFAEAAQGYYDVLYRILNEKSKKTMQNHIVDVYDTFGPKNEPGVKAYSLPVGHWLSLGNKNYAAFVPSGNKKLIYFDGTKILTKYAKSIFSHESTHAFDNDILLDGYGKRFGHRAESFARGMFQAPYSDEGGDLAFNFIEKYGGGQQLVRNSSPERFSNLADLEKYYKNLFDIIYLLDLAQAEAIIAKKSSNTNDYRKIQLGSGGFTKNDILSRVQSSEFNSINSIDDLVDKNIVGSNVSGDSVTSFGHNNYYTVNFFNPYFGILENTEGVSGGLNFRRVAFELLAEKGYYGGMIPYISAKSNKQTNVPEGIVKGSDTHVLKMIFGDKYKSFSDFKKDMYKQRKDKLNKLKPFSFSYNSKDYEIKSFEDLKKVFIENFDLITTIRVRIHVAINKQTDEYRNSIFND, from the coding sequence ATGAAACAATTTCTTTTACTAAAGAAAATTAGTGCTAGTTTAGTTTTCCTATCATTATCACCAATATTTATTATCACAGCTTGTAAAAGCGAAGTGGATAAAAAACCTACTACTTCTAAGAATGATACTAAAAATGATGAAGCTAAAAATGAAGGTTTTAAAAATGATGCTTCTAAAAATGATGAAGCTAAGAATGATCCTAAAAATGAAGCCCCTAAGAATCATGATACTAAAAATGATGTAGATAATCAAGAACAAGTTTTTCCAAACCAAGAAAATAATTCAAATCAAGAAGGCACAGGACAAATTATTAATGTCTCTTCTGTTTTTGAGGATAAAACCTTTTTAGTAAACAAACAAGCTAAAATTGATAATGTTTCTTCAAAAATAAATGGATCAAAAATTGAATTTAAAAATATAAATTCTGCAAATTTATATCATTTGAACAATCAAGGCAAGTATGAAAAGCTTCTTTCAGTTGGTAATTTAGATTCTGATTTAAAAAACTATAAAATCAAATTAGATTCAGAAGATTTGCTAAAAAATGTGTGATTGAATGTAAAATCTGTTGAAGATGAAGGCAATTATTATAAATTTGCTGGTGAATTTAATGAAAATTTCATAAATATTTTAAATAATGGAACAGTTAGTTCTACTTTTGACATTTATTTACCTAAAACTAGAAATGAAGCAGGTTTAATCACGACTTTTGAACAATTAATTAGCGAAATTCGTGCAAAACCCTCTGGAAAATTTAAATTAGCAAATGATATTTCAGCAGAAAATACAGAAATAGGCTTCAATTCCAAATCCTATTTAGAAAATGTTTATTTTTCTGGAAGTTTAGAAAGTCTAGAAGGCAAAAATTTTACTATTTACGATTTAAAAAAGCCACTTTTTGACAATTTAAATAACGCCATAATACAAAATATTAATTTTAAAAATCTCAAAATTAAGTCATTAAATAATTCGCAAAGCGAAATTGGCGCCATAGCGAACATTTCATCGAGTTCAACAGTTAATAACGTTCATCTTTTTGGCGATGTTATAGGTCTAAAAATGGTAGGCGGAATTATCGGTGCAATGGACAATAATTCTGTTATTAAAAACTCAAGTTTTCATGGAAATGTTTATTCTTCCCAATCTGCCGGCGGACTTGGCGGAGTAGTAACAAGAGGAAGTTCGATTGAGAATTCTTATGCAAATATAAATGTCACATCTAAATTAATAAATTCTGATAAACTTGGCGGGATTGTTGGTGATCTAGGTCAAAATTCCTCATTAAAAAACATTGTAATTGAAGGAAATGTTTTAAATAATGGCCGTGATGAATTTCCTGAGTCTGGCGGTCTAATCGGTTTAGTTTCCACAAACGGAACTAAGGATAGCCCTGATACTGGAATAGTCGAAAATATTTATGCAAATATAAATTTTTTCAACGCAAAACCAATTTTTGGTAACTTTTATAAATCAAGTTTTTTTGACTATGAAAAAATGTTTAAAAATATAAACTTTGTTAATAATTCTGGTGTTGAAAATTTTCCTTGACTCAATATAATTGATGAAAATACTTTTAATGAAGCTGCAAAAAAATGGGAACATTTAAGTAATCAAAATATTAAGCTAAAAACTTTAAATTTTTCCTATTTAAAAGGATATCAGTCTGATTTTAGCATTGCTTATTCAAATTTTGCAAAGCTTTTGCCGTTTTATGATCGTTATACAATTATGAATTATGCTCATAAGGTTGGTAAAAATTCTAACCTTTACAGAAAAAATTTACTTGGATTTGAATTTTATGAAAATCAAAATTTAGTAAAAAATCTTGCCCGTGAAAAATCAAATGTCAACAAACTAATAATTTACTTTGGCGATGGCCAAAAAGAAGAATTCAAAATAGACAGTTTTAACCAAAGCCCTAGCGGAATCATTGACTTTTCTTTTGAAAATAACGGCGTTAAATTTATTGTTCACCCAAATATTTTAATATCTGATAAAAAAACTGAATTAGTTTCTGGATTGATAAGTCTTTTAAAAAATATTAATTTATCTGATAATTCAATTTTTGATACACAAAATAATTTTGTTGATAGCAGTCCGATAAAAGAACAACTTTTTATTGACCAACATGAGACTGAAGTTAAAAATGACTTGGAAAATATAATTAATTCAGTTTCAAATAATATTGATATTTTTGATTTAAATGACTCTAAATTTACTGAATTTTATAAAAAAGAATTAGAAAAAGAAAAAAATTCTATCTATATTGGTTTAAATTATTTGTATCGTTGATACTCAATTTGGGATTTTAAAGATAAATTATTGTACTCTCTAGGAATTTATGGAAAATCAAATGATAGCCTATCATTGTTAAAAGACATTGGAAAATTGGACTTTATTAATCTAAAAGCTGACAAAACTGCAAATGGTTATCGCGATGTTTTTACAAAATATTTAAAACCAAATTCAGTTGGTGATTTTATTGAATATAATTATAATTTATTTAAGCAAGAAGGCCAAACTATCGACAAATATTTTGATTCACTGACAAAAGCTTATATTATAAAAGTCGAAAGTAAATCCGATACATCAGTAAATAAGCCAATGATCGAAAGATTCAAACAAGAAGAACAAGCTAATAAACTTTTGCCACTTTTGACTGTAAAAGACCCAAATACTCTTTGATTTATTTTTACAACAAATAGCAATATTTCGGGATTATTTTCCAAATATTTTTCTTCAAGCGAATCATTAAAACCACAAATCAGAGAATTTGCTGAGGCGGCTCAAGGTTACTATGATGTTTTATACCGAATTTTAAATGAAAAATCAAAAAAAACTATGCAAAATCATATAGTTGATGTTTATGATACTTTTGGTCCAAAAAATGAACCTGGCGTTAAAGCTTATTCTTTGCCTGTTGGTCATTGATTATCATTAGGAAATAAGAATTATGCTGCTTTTGTTCCGAGTGGAAATAAAAAACTTATATATTTTGATGGCACAAAAATATTAACAAAATACGCAAAATCGATATTTTCACATGAAAGTACTCATGCTTTTGATAATGATATTTTGCTTGACGGATATGGAAAACGATTTGGTCATCGAGCTGAATCTTTTGCGCGAGGAATGTTTCAGGCACCTTACAGTGACGAAGGTGGAGATTTAGCCTTTAATTTTATTGAAAAATACGGAGGTGGTCAGCAACTAGTCCGTAATTCAAGTCCAGAAAGATTTAGTAATTTAGCTGATTTGGAAAAATACTATAAAAATTTGTTTGACATAATTTATCTTTTAGATTTAGCGCAAGCTGAGGCAATAATTGCCAAAAAGTCATCAAACACTAATGATTACAGAAAAATCCAACTCGGAAGTGGCGGTTTTACAAAAAATGATATTTTATCTAGAGTTCAAAGTTCTGAATTTAACTCGATAAATTCAATTGATGATTTAGTTGACAAAAATATTGTTGGTTCAAATGTTTCAGGAGACTCGGTTACATCATTTGGGCATAATAATTACTATACAGTAAATTTCTTTAACCCATATTTTGGAATACTTGAAAATACAGAAGGGGTCTCTGGTGGACTCAATTTTAGAAGGGTTGCATTTGAACTTCTTGCCGAAAAAGGTTATTATGGTGGAATGATTCCTTATATTTCTGCCAAATCAAATAAACAAACTAATGTGCCAGAAGGCATTGTTAAAGGTAGTGATACTCATGTTTTAAAAATGATTTTCGGTGATAAATACAAATCTTTTAGTGATTTTAAAAAAGATATGTATAAACAAAGAAAAGATAAACTCAATAAACTAAAGCCATTTAGTTTCAGCTATAATAGTAAAGATTACGAAATAAAATCTTTTGAAGACTTAAAAAAAGTTTTTATAGAAAATTTTGATCTAATAACCACAATAAGAGTTAGAATTCATGTTGCCATAAATAAGCAAACCGACGAGTATCGCAACTCAATATTTAATGACTAA
- a CDS encoding PTS galactitol transporter subunit IIB: MNIKCVCGSGLGSSLLLEMNVKFVLDKLNVNYDSVEHTNISSFNSRGVDLVVIGADVAPSLDFDREKMVILTNILSKEELESKLKIALKLN; encoded by the coding sequence ATGAACATTAAATGCGTTTGTGGTTCAGGTCTAGGTTCATCTTTATTATTAGAGATGAATGTAAAATTTGTGCTTGATAAATTAAATGTCAATTATGATTCAGTTGAACATACTAATATTTCCAGTTTTAATTCCCGCGGGGTTGATTTAGTAGTTATTGGCGCTGATGTTGCCCCAAGTCTTGATTTTGACAGAGAAAAAATGGTAATTTTAACGAACATTTTATCAAAAGAAGAACTTGAATCTAAATTAAAAATAGCTTTAAAACTAAACTAA
- a CDS encoding PTS ascorbate transporter subunit IIC gives MNFGLWLLGFLKDFVGTPALLVGLFTLIGAVAMRKKVSQIIVSSFKVSVGFIILGGGAGVLVSSLNSFQPLFQRVYNLSGVIPNNDAFAGALAQSLPSIATLGSLIMVIAMILNIILATFSRLKYVYLSGHVLYYSSLMLAAVMYTSGFDFQNSSADFAMALIAGASILALYMVISPAAQQRYMRQITGTNEIALGHTGGFGYALSGLIGESIAKISKKTLLSTEEIKFPQSLYFFRNTLVSISLTVFLFYIFAFLPAGILYELGRFDTVADANVIEILSSKNWVVSMIISAFTFTAGVEIILAGVRLFVGELVPMFKGFSDKLIKNAKVAVDCPVVFPYAPNAIIIGFISSFLAGIIGLFITLGLGYAALIPAIILPGLVPHFFLGATSGVFGNVKGGIWGAIIGPFVGGLIITFIPVFFALGNWTPLETNSLGDLITAGGATKQSLISLNWGDTDYFIGYIPGILGFIPKVGKYVILAFSILVYLIFIIDGVIKKYHGKRAKTA, from the coding sequence ATGAATTTCGGTCTTTGACTTTTAGGTTTTTTAAAGGATTTTGTCGGCACACCAGCTCTGCTAGTTGGACTTTTTACGCTAATTGGTGCTGTTGCAATGCGCAAAAAAGTCTCACAAATTATTGTTAGTTCTTTTAAAGTAAGTGTTGGTTTTATTATTTTAGGTGGCGGTGCTGGTGTTTTAGTTAGCTCGCTAAATTCATTCCAACCACTTTTTCAAAGAGTTTATAATCTAAGCGGAGTTATTCCAAATAATGATGCTTTTGCAGGCGCGCTAGCCCAGAGTTTGCCAAGTATTGCAACTTTAGGATCGCTAATTATGGTTATTGCGATGATTTTAAATATTATTCTTGCAACTTTTTCAAGACTAAAATATGTCTATCTTTCCGGCCATGTTCTTTATTATTCTTCTTTAATGCTGGCCGCTGTTATGTACACTTCTGGCTTTGATTTTCAAAATAGTTCAGCAGATTTTGCAATGGCACTAATTGCCGGAGCAAGTATTTTAGCACTTTATATGGTAATTTCGCCTGCAGCTCAACAAAGATATATGCGCCAAATTACCGGAACAAACGAAATTGCCCTAGGCCACACCGGCGGATTTGGTTATGCCCTTTCTGGTCTAATTGGCGAGTCAATTGCTAAAATTTCCAAAAAAACACTGCTCTCAACAGAAGAAATTAAATTTCCCCAATCACTTTATTTTTTTCGAAACACCTTAGTTTCAATTTCGCTAACTGTTTTTCTTTTTTACATTTTTGCCTTTTTACCAGCTGGAATTCTTTATGAATTAGGCCGGTTTGACACAGTTGCTGATGCTAATGTAATTGAAATTTTATCCTCAAAAAACTGAGTTGTAAGTATGATAATTTCGGCCTTTACTTTTACTGCCGGAGTTGAAATTATTCTTGCCGGAGTTAGACTATTTGTTGGCGAATTAGTACCAATGTTTAAAGGTTTTTCGGACAAATTGATTAAAAATGCAAAAGTCGCTGTTGACTGTCCGGTAGTTTTTCCCTATGCACCAAATGCAATTATTATTGGCTTTATTTCCTCTTTTTTAGCAGGAATAATTGGACTTTTTATTACACTTGGACTTGGCTATGCAGCACTAATTCCGGCAATAATTCTTCCAGGACTAGTTCCACATTTCTTTTTAGGGGCAACTTCTGGAGTTTTTGGCAACGTAAAAGGTGGAATTTGGGGCGCTATTATCGGGCCTTTTGTTGGCGGGCTGATTATTACATTTATTCCGGTATTTTTTGCGCTTGGAAATTGAACACCGCTTGAGACAAACTCACTTGGTGATTTAATTACCGCTGGCGGAGCCACAAAACAATCGCTAATTAGTCTTAACTGAGGCGATACAGACTATTTTATTGGCTATATTCCCGGAATTCTTGGCTTTATTCCCAAAGTTGGAAAATATGTAATTTTAGCTTTTAGCATTTTAGTTTATTTGATTTTTATTATCGACGGAGTTATCAAAAAATACCATGGAAAACGAGCAAAAACTGCCTAA
- a CDS encoding Mbov_0400 family ICE element protein, translated as MAIKDWLKLKKFNPFKGFVFNSFAQEIKARPVIIFYDSEDDTYYYAKWRDARLDDGKLKDPFKGEILIPKSNKPNTLFTKDFYLDCSQVFYICDRQLEELIKNRLKIEMPDARELEFDQVEKIFSKIYETVTSKSPYIVISEVSYDSKRKKTKPKVWYASDEHLNNDYKTIWFKTRKIKKLKDKLHEHEDDVELENLKLSLNEVWGEYWQEKVYDPLFKWIKENQFIQKGLNSIEIIHEYNKLSSPLVPVTINGERIHTCLVNNRWHDRWDFSLSKKLEATDFKFMIDWFEKNELKINMESFGQFCKVMKKEWPQTHVFDFLELEFELKRQLSKLEEKQQKIQNQETLTVKLTYQNARLLAEKWVQDEQEVRLKNEEKWRKKGVSKFETDEFIYHDARLLAEKLIYEQEEKFK; from the coding sequence ATGGCAATTAAGGATTGATTAAAACTAAAAAAATTTAACCCATTTAAAGGTTTTGTTTTTAATAGTTTTGCCCAAGAAATAAAAGCAAGACCAGTAATTATTTTTTACGATAGCGAAGATGATACTTACTATTATGCTAAGTGGCGTGATGCACGTTTAGACGATGGTAAGTTAAAAGACCCTTTTAAGGGTGAAATTTTGATTCCAAAATCAAACAAGCCTAACACTTTATTTACAAAAGACTTTTATTTAGATTGTTCGCAAGTTTTTTATATTTGCGACAGACAGCTAGAAGAATTAATCAAAAACCGCCTAAAGATAGAAATGCCTGACGCAAGAGAATTAGAATTTGATCAGGTGGAAAAAATTTTTAGCAAGATTTATGAAACTGTGACATCTAAATCACCTTATATTGTAATTTCCGAAGTTTCTTATGATTCAAAAAGAAAAAAAACTAAGCCAAAAGTTTGATATGCTAGTGACGAGCATTTAAATAATGATTATAAAACCATTTGATTTAAGACTAGAAAAATTAAAAAATTAAAAGATAAATTGCACGAGCATGAAGATGATGTTGAATTGGAAAATCTTAAACTCAGCTTAAATGAAGTTTGAGGAGAATATTGACAAGAAAAAGTGTATGACCCTTTATTTAAATGAATAAAAGAAAACCAATTTATTCAAAAAGGATTAAATTCAATTGAAATTATTCATGAATATAATAAGTTATCAAGTCCATTAGTTCCAGTAACAATTAATGGCGAAAGAATTCATACTTGTTTAGTTAATAACAGATGACACGATAGATGAGATTTTAGTTTGTCTAAAAAATTAGAGGCAACTGATTTTAAATTTATGATTGACTGATTTGAAAAAAATGAATTAAAGATTAATATGGAATCTTTTGGGCAATTTTGCAAAGTTATGAAAAAAGAATGGCCACAAACTCATGTTTTTGATTTCCTAGAACTCGAATTTGAACTTAAACGACAATTATCCAAACTAGAAGAAAAACAACAGAAAATACAAAATCAAGAGACACTTACAGTTAAACTTACTTATCAAAATGCAAGATTACTAGCTGAAAAATGAGTCCAAGATGAGCAAGAAGTAAGATTAAAAAATGAAGAAAAATGAAGAAAAAAAGGTGTTTCAAAATTCGAAACGGATGAATTTATTTATCATGATGCAAGATTACTAGCTGAAAAATTAATCTACGAACAAGAAGAAAAATTTAAATAA
- a CDS encoding Mbov_0400 family ICE element protein yields the protein MAIKDWIKNSKWAKFTPYMPKHNILFNVYGQPIKGHPVVIWYSDNTDMYYFAKARSASKNGILMDKLPTEILIPASATKSNSLFFNDSLLDCWQIFRMREKDFKVAYGRSNFPEIDQLPFNYAMQIINQVEKNFKNDHISLMNVSISGYNDRQEPIIKPELLYASNASFNQEKVWWRELSKNRDSETMRKANAFVVNYHRKEHTSVELNPVKDGIDITKEELMVDRVYTPIYHYIYDNELLDKGTNVAQIIDLVKKDIFNTEEFKDYKVSDADVWGSLTLPWEQRRVSLNSVDEYRINSDKLTKIQQNYFFYNTEDNKLLEFKSAYENQKLAEWIDNSCFYDEFRDYIEQGFEGYDWSKEVIATWFIKERFCIENTSIIDEELKNRNLLVQQEHQKDKE from the coding sequence ATGGCAATTAAAGATTGAATAAAAAATAGTAAATGAGCAAAATTCACACCTTATATGCCAAAACATAACATACTTTTCAATGTTTATGGCCAGCCAATTAAAGGACATCCCGTTGTTATTTGATATAGCGATAACACGGATATGTATTATTTTGCCAAAGCACGAAGTGCTTCTAAAAATGGAATACTAATGGATAAATTACCAACAGAAATTCTTATTCCTGCAAGTGCGACAAAATCTAATTCTTTATTTTTTAATGATAGTCTACTTGATTGCTGGCAAATTTTTAGAATGCGGGAAAAAGATTTTAAAGTTGCTTATGGAAGAAGCAACTTTCCAGAAATCGACCAACTCCCTTTTAATTATGCAATGCAAATTATTAATCAAGTAGAGAAAAACTTTAAAAATGACCACATTTCATTAATGAATGTAAGTATTTCAGGATATAATGATAGACAAGAACCTATTATTAAACCAGAATTGCTATATGCAAGCAATGCTAGTTTTAACCAAGAAAAAGTATGATGAAGAGAATTATCAAAAAATAGAGATTCTGAAACAATGAGAAAAGCCAATGCTTTTGTTGTAAATTATCATCGCAAAGAACACACATCAGTAGAATTAAATCCAGTTAAAGATGGAATAGACATAACAAAAGAAGAATTAATGGTTGATAGAGTTTATACTCCAATTTATCATTATATATATGATAATGAACTATTAGATAAAGGCACTAATGTTGCTCAAATTATCGATTTAGTTAAAAAAGATATTTTTAACACCGAAGAATTTAAAGACTATAAAGTATCAGATGCTGATGTCTGAGGTAGTCTCACTCTTCCTTGGGAGCAAAGAAGAGTGAGTTTAAATAGTGTTGATGAATATCGCATAAATTCAGACAAATTAACTAAAATTCAACAAAACTATTTTTTCTATAATACAGAAGATAACAAACTTTTAGAATTCAAATCAGCTTATGAAAACCAAAAATTAGCTGAATGAATTGATAATAGTTGTTTTTATGATGAGTTTAGAGATTATATTGAACAAGGATTTGAAGGTTATGATTGGTCAAAGGAAGTGATAGCTACTTGATTTATTAAAGAAAGATTTTGTATTGAAAATACATCAATCATTGATGAAGAATTAAAAAATAGAAATCTTTTAGTCCAACAAGAACATCAAAAAGATAAAGAATAA
- a CDS encoding ribulose phosphate epimerase: protein MLEYSQSISALNIFKVIKILTKLQNNGLKYSHIDFVDQIYAPNFGLNYQIASYLIKLFPNIEFDAHLMCKNSLEKVEKLVQIGFKTIFLPAEQISKTDFERLNQLYSNINFGLMIQANQKIQDFSEIISCSNVILLMTIDKIGGVGEPLNQQLFSKIAEIRSINKKNKIYTDGGLRKENWIEFEKWKVDVAIGGSIIFSYPNFSEFSRLWGNQKNALN, encoded by the coding sequence ATGTTGGAATACTCACAAAGCATTAGCGCACTTAACATTTTTAAAGTGATTAAAATTTTAACAAAACTGCAAAATAACGGCCTAAAATACAGCCATATTGATTTTGTTGATCAAATTTATGCTCCAAATTTTGGTCTAAACTACCAAATTGCAAGTTATTTAATAAAATTATTCCCTAATATTGAATTTGATGCGCATTTAATGTGTAAAAATTCACTTGAAAAAGTTGAAAAATTAGTTCAAATAGGCTTTAAAACAATTTTTTTACCAGCTGAACAAATTTCAAAAACTGATTTTGAAAGGCTAAATCAGCTTTACTCGAATATAAATTTTGGCTTAATGATTCAAGCCAATCAAAAAATTCAAGACTTTAGTGAAATAATTTCTTGTTCAAATGTTATTTTATTAATGACAATAGATAAAATTGGTGGAGTTGGCGAGCCCTTAAATCAGCAACTTTTTTCAAAAATTGCCGAAATTCGCTCGATAAATAAAAAAAATAAAATTTACACTGATGGAGGATTGCGCAAGGAAAATTGAATTGAGTTTGAAAAATGAAAAGTTGATGTCGCAATTGGCGGTAGCATAATTTTTTCATATCCAAATTTTTCTGAATTCTCTAGACTTTGAGGAAATCAAAAAAATGCCCTTAATTAA
- a CDS encoding PTS sugar transporter subunit IIA, producing the protein MELFNEKMTKFCKIQNWKQAVHEGVRILVENKKATFDLEKAIMEQTAKYGAYYVLEEGVALLHAPVGDYCLEVGTSILVLDQMITFNNQKDKKAKIIITLSAPNSDDHIELIQEFGLFFGNSDFKKEIYASRTIKEFYQIINKYRGIKNEH; encoded by the coding sequence ATGGAACTTTTTAATGAAAAAATGACTAAATTTTGCAAAATTCAAAACTGAAAGCAGGCAGTTCATGAGGGCGTAAGGATCTTAGTTGAAAATAAAAAAGCAACTTTTGATCTTGAAAAAGCAATCATGGAACAAACAGCAAAATACGGTGCCTATTATGTACTTGAAGAAGGTGTGGCACTTTTGCATGCGCCTGTTGGCGATTATTGTCTAGAAGTTGGAACTTCAATTTTAGTTTTAGATCAAATGATTACCTTTAATAACCAAAAAGATAAAAAAGCAAAAATTATTATCACTTTGTCTGCACCAAATTCTGATGATCATATTGAATTAATTCAAGAATTTGGGCTCTTTTTTGGTAATTCAGATTTCAAAAAAGAAATTTATGCTTCTAGAACAATTAAAGAATTTTATCAAATTATTAATAAATACCGAGGTATAAAAAATGAACATTAA
- a CDS encoding Mbov_0400 family ICE element protein — protein MRIKDWIKNSKLAKFIPFKLKRTLVFDSFGQRIDSKPVIIFHDTEQNYYYYIKTRDARLDNGWLTKYINAEILFPKLNKPNTLFTKDFYLDCSQIFYIHDSQLNELIKNYPETKILDLKELEFEQIEELFNRIYQCLKLYTQPFIVISKVSYDSKTKITKSEVQYASDWNLEHDYSNAIKKTNNTKKIKKLEELKDKLKKDKDIVYVENFEIAFRKAWREYNEEKIYNLLFDWISEKRFIQRGLNSLEIIQKYKARLNPIVPINVDAVIIFASMFKKRDLAYELLATDYKFMLDWFKKNDLDISIESFKQFRKSIQHAQDLTEVFYYDKLENQLKQDLSKPKEKQQQTQNQKIIRVELTYQNARLLAEKLIQDEDDEEEWLKSEVEEFKKFVAELK, from the coding sequence ATGAGAATTAAAGATTGAATAAAAAATAGTAAATTAGCAAAATTCATTCCTTTTAAATTAAAAAGGACACTAGTGTTTGATAGTTTTGGTCAAAGAATCGATTCAAAACCAGTAATTATTTTTCATGACACTGAACAAAATTATTACTATTATATTAAAACTCGTGATGCTCGTTTAGACAACGGTTGACTAACAAAATATATAAATGCCGAAATTTTGTTTCCAAAATTAAACAAACCTAACACATTATTTACAAAAGATTTTTATTTAGACTGTTCGCAAATTTTTTATATCCACGACAGTCAACTTAATGAATTAATTAAAAATTACCCAGAGACAAAAATACTTGACTTAAAGGAATTAGAATTTGAGCAAATAGAAGAATTGTTTAACAGGATTTATCAATGCCTAAAATTATACACACAACCTTTTATTGTAATTTCCAAAGTTTCTTATGATTCAAAAACAAAAATAACTAAGTCTGAAGTTCAGTATGCTAGTGATTGGAATTTAGAACATGACTATTCTAACGCGATAAAAAAAACCAATAACACCAAGAAAATTAAAAAACTCGAAGAACTAAAAGATAAATTAAAAAAAGATAAAGATATTGTTTATGTAGAAAATTTTGAAATCGCCTTTAGAAAAGCTTGAAGAGAATATAACGAAGAAAAAATATATAATCTTTTATTTGATTGAATTAGTGAAAAAAGATTTATACAAAGAGGATTAAATTCATTAGAAATTATTCAGAAATATAAAGCACGTTTAAATCCAATAGTGCCTATTAATGTAGATGCTGTAATTATTTTTGCTTCAATGTTTAAAAAACGTGATTTAGCTTATGAATTACTAGCCACTGATTATAAATTTATGCTTGATTGATTTAAAAAAAATGATTTGGATATAAGTATAGAATCATTTAAGCAATTTCGTAAATCAATACAACACGCACAAGACTTAACTGAAGTTTTTTATTATGATAAATTGGAGAACCAACTTAAACAAGATTTATCTAAACCAAAAGAAAAACAACAGCAAACCCAAAATCAAAAGATAATTAGAGTTGAATTAACTTATCAAAATGCAAGACTACTAGCTGAAAAATTAATCCAAGATGAAGATGATGAAGAAGAATGACTAAAAAGTGAAGTAGAAGAATTTAAAAAATTTGTTGCAGAATTAAAATAA